A single region of the Musa acuminata AAA Group cultivar baxijiao chromosome BXJ1-11, Cavendish_Baxijiao_AAA, whole genome shotgun sequence genome encodes:
- the LOC135582485 gene encoding uncharacterized protein LOC135582485, translated as MMSRFLSFHKIRKIGYSFLANYRTSFSTTEPRLSSTNGFPFSYRMLSCYKVFCRQNNLSMLYKSEENLYKNNPLRKFSVLSARSSMTHHAQVAWQRLCVMYSYRGIASSPVSKIACATSLAVTRSHLVPSFLAFVAGEIALSKMAWADGEYFRTRDDFYTRAQDSHIFLTSFILSLLECFILFLRAFYLAILFSPIIVMAPLADDCGPKFRKVWIHLVHSTLEKAGPALIKWGQWAATRPDLFPSDLCTELAKLHTKAPAHSFAYTRKSIEKAFGRKLSDVFENFEEEPVASGSVAQVHRASLRFRYPGQQAKRLVVAVKVRHPGVGESIRRDFMIINIVAKISKFMPTLKWLRLDESVQQFAVFMMSQVDLAREAAHLSRFIYNFRRWKDVSFPKPLYPLVHPAVLVETYEYGQSVSHYVDELDGHDRVKSALAHIGTHALLKMLLVDNFIHADMHPGNILVRVQTKHSNKGLFKSRPHVIFLDVGMTAELSGSDRVNLLDFFKAVALRDGRTAAECTLRLSKNQNCPNPKAFIEEVVRSFSFWGSAEGDSVHPAECMHQLLEQVRRHKVNIDGNVCTVMVTTLVLEGWQRKLDPDYNVMRTLQTLLFKTDWAQSLSYTIEGLMAP; from the exons ATGATGTCGAG GTTTTTGTCTTTTCATAAAATCAGGAAAATTGGGTATTCTTTTCTAGCAAATTACAGAACCAGCTTTTCCACTACAGAACCTAGATTATCTTCAACAAATGGATTCCCTTTTTCATACAGAATGTTATCTTGTTACAAAGTTTTTTGCAGACAAAATAACTTATCTATGCTCTACAAATCTGAGGAGAACTTATACAAGAATAACCCCTTGCGGAAGTTCTCTGTTCTTTCAGCTAGAAGTTCAATGACACATCATGCTCAAGTTGCCTGGCAAAGGCTTTGTGTAATGTACTCTTATAGAGGAATTGCTTCTTCACCTGTCAGTAAGATTGCTTGTGCTACAAGCTTGGCTGTCACTAGATCCCATTTAGTTCCTAGTTTTCTTGCATTTGTTGCAGGAGAGATTGCATTGTCTAAAATGGCTTGGGCAGATGGGGAATATTTTCGAACACGAGATGATTTTTATACGCGTGCACAAGATAGCCATATTTTTCTCACTTCATTTATTCTTTCGCTGTTGGAGTGTTTTATATTATTCCTAAGAGCATTCTATTTGGCTATTCTGTTCTCCCCTATAATAGTAATGGCTCCACTTGCAGATGATTGTGGTCCTAAGTTCAGGAAAGTGTGGATTCATCTTGTTCATTCTACTCTGGAAAAGGCAGGTCCAGCATTAATAAAATGGGGTCAGTGGGCTGCTACACGTCCAGACCTCTTCCCTAGTGACCTTTGCACTGAATTGGCGAAGCTTCATACTAAAGCACCTGCTCATAGCTTTGCCTACACAAGGAAATCTATAGAGAAAGCATTTGGCCGCAAACTTTCTGATGTTTTTGAGAATTTTGAAGAGGAGCCTGTGGCGTCTGGAAGTGTAGCTCAAGTACATCGGGCTTCTTTGAGATTTCGATATCCTGGTCAACAGGCAAAGCGCCTGGTTGTTGCTGTAAAGGTTAGACATCCTGGTGTTGGTGAGTCCATTAGGAGGGATTTCATGATAATTAATATAGTGGCCAAGATCTCCAAGTTCATGCCTACCTTGAAGTGGTTGCGCCTTGACGAAAGCGTGCAGCAGTTTGCTGTTTTCATGATGTCTCAAGTAGATCTTGCAAGGGAAGCTGCCCATCTAAGCCGCTTCATTTATAATTTTCGCAGGTGGAAGGATGTATCTTTTCCAAAACCTCTCTACCCACTTGTCCATCCTGCAGTTTTAGTGGAGACTTACGAGTATGGGCAAAGCGTTTCTCACTATGTTGATGAGCTTGATGGGCATGACCGAGTCAAAAGTGCTCTTGCTCACATTGGGACTCATGCACTCTTGAAGATGCTCTTG GTGGACAATTTCATCCATGCAGATATGCATCCTGGAAATATTCTTGTCCGAGTTCAAACCAAGCACTCAAATAAAGGGCTTTTTAAATCAAGGCCTCATGTCATCTTTCTTGATGTAGGCATGACTGCAGAGCTTTCCGGCAGTGACCGTGTAAATCTGCTTGACTTCTTTAAGGCTGTTGCTCTTCGAGATGGCCGGACTGCTGCTGAGTGCACCTTAAGGTTATCGAAAAATCAAAACTGCCCAAATCCAAAGGCTTTCATTGAG GAGGTAGTGAGGTCATTCAGTTTTTGGGGCTCAGCTGAAGGGGATTCTGTCCATCCAGCTGAATGCATGCATCAATTGCTAGAGCAAGTTCGCCGCCATAAAGTCAATATTGACGGTAATGTTTGCACTGTGATGGTGACAACTTTGGTTCTAGAG GGTTGGCAGCGCAAACTGGATCCAGATTATAACGTAATGCGGACACTACAAACATTATTATTCAAAACTGACTGGGCACAGTCTCTCTCATACACAATCGAAGGACTCATGGCCCCTTAG
- the LOC135596580 gene encoding rho GDP-dissociation inhibitor 1-like: MEKEEQKERKPGEEGGEPSEASSEVEGKISRKPSCASLASNDEDYVGGDEEDDDEKRAVLLGPQIALKEQLEMDKDDESLRKWKEQLLGSIDLNEVGETLDPDVRIQDLTILTSERPDLVLPIPFVPDPKGFAFALKDGSRYRLKFSFTVSNNIVSGLRYTNTVWKTGMKVDSTKVMLGTFSPQKEPYTYELEEETTPGGYFARGSYSARTKFVDDDGKCYLDMSYYFEIRKDWPTPA, translated from the exons ATGGAGAAGGAGGAGCAGAAGGAGAGGAAGCCGGGGGAGGAGGGTGGCGAGCCCAGCGAGGCCAGCAGCGAGGTGGAGGGGAAGATAAGCCGGAAGCCCAGCTGCGCCTCCCTCGCCTCCAACGACGAGGACTACGTAGGCGGCGACGAGGAGGACGATGACGAGAAGCGAGCGGTGCTCCTCGGCCCGCAGATTGCTCTCAAGGAACAGCTTGAGATGGACAAG GATGATGAGAGCTTGAGGAAGTGGAAGGAGCAGCTCCTTGGAAGTATTGATCTCAATGAAGTTggag AGACTCTCGACCCGGACGTAAGGATTCAAGACCTCACGATCCTGACTTCCGAGCGCCCCGATCTGGTTCTACCGATTCCATTCGTCCCCGACCCGAAGGGCTTCGCGTTCGCGCTCAAAGACGGAAGCCGCTACCGCCTCAAGTTCTCCTTCACCGTCTCCAACAACATCGTCTCCGGGCTCCGCTACACCAACACGGTCTGGAAGACCGGGATGAAAG TTGACAGCACGAAGGTGATGCTGGGAACATTTAGCCCTCAGAAGGAACCTTACACGTACGAGCTGGAGGAAGAGACCACCCCCGGTGGTTACTTCGCGAGGGGATCCTACTCTGCAAGAACAAAG TTCGTGGATGATGACGGGAAGTGCTACCTCGACATGAGCTACTACTTCGAGATCCGGAAAGACTGGCCGACGCCCGCTTGA